A single genomic interval of Electrophorus electricus isolate fEleEle1 chromosome 4, fEleEle1.pri, whole genome shotgun sequence harbors:
- the p2ry11 gene encoding P2Y purinoceptor 11 isoform X2: MNLHMTNKSCDETFQKQLLPPIYGIEMCVALAGNIFALWLLVTKERRNWHTGVVFSCNLAISDILYSLTLPLLIDYYSNEKRWKFGSPACKIERYLFTCNLYVSMFFIMCISINRYLAIVHPFFTRKSVRPRHAKIASVLVWVTVAVISAPVLWFAGVRETGVTRKGLKCFTYTNAKPKQKLIFSLFIATIGCLVPFLVTIASYIGVIRVVLKNRNITMLEKRKVALIVALVCILYLISFVPYHILHICNFHMKRSCFVYKAYQVSRGLASLNMCLHPILYMAVFDSIRTACCRRNSNESFNMQTQQSSP, from the exons AT GAATCTCCACATGACCAACAAATCGTGTGACGAAACGTTTCAGAAGCAACTGTTACCTCCCATCTATGGCATAGAGATGTGCGTGGCTCTGGCAGGGAACATATTTGCACTGTGGCTGCTTGTGACgaaagagaggagaaactgGCATACGGGGGTGGTGTTCTCCTGCAACCTGGCCATCAGTGACATTCTTTATTCGCTGACCCTCCCACTTCTCATCGACTACTACTCAAATGAAAAGAGGTGGAAATTCGGGTCCCCCGCCTGCAAAATAGAGCGTTACCTTTTCACCTGCAACCTGTACGTCAGCATGTTCTTCATCATGTGCATCAGCATCAACAGGTACCTGGCCATCGTTCATCCGTTCTTCACACGCAAGAGCGTGCGTCCAAGACACGCCAAGATTGCCAGTGTGCTCGTCTGGGTCACCGTGGCCGTCATCTCGGCCCCGGTCCTCTGGTTCGCAGGGGTCCGAGAAACAGGGGTTACAAGAAAGGGGTTAAAGTGCTTCACATATACAAATGCGAAACCGAAACAAAAGCTTATCTTCAGTCTTTTTATTGCTACTATAGGGTGCCTAGTGCCATTCCTGGTCACCATTGCGTCATACATTGGTGTGATACGGGTGGTTTTAAAAAATAGGAATATCACCATGTTGGAGAAGAGAAAAGTGGCGCTGATTGTGGCTTTAGTCTGCATACTGTATCTCATTTCTTTTGTGCCCTATCATATTCTACATATATGTAATTTCCATATGAAAAGAAGCTGTTTTGTGTACAAGGCATACCAAGTGTCAAGAGGGCTGGCCAGCCTGAACATGTGCTTACATCCTATACTGTACATGGCTGTGTTTGATAGTATTAGGACCGCTTGCTGTAGGAGGAATTCAAATGAATCTTTTAACATGCAAACCCAGCAATCTAGTCCCTGA
- the eif3g gene encoding eukaryotic translation initiation factor 3 subunit G has protein sequence MPSIEYDDSKPSWADQVEEEGDEGTLPSPKETVKGNIKTVTEYKIDDEGKKVKIIRTFKIETRKASKAVAKRKNWKKFGNSEYDPPGPNVATTTVSDDVFMTFISSKEDLNSQDQDEDPMNKLKGQKIVSCRICKGDHWTTRCPYKDTLGPMQKELAEQLGLSTGEKEKVAEPEPAQPVQNKTGKYVPPSLRDGGTRRGESMQPNRRADDNATIRVTNLSEDTRETDLQELFRPFGSISRIYLAKDKNTGQSKGFAFISFHRREDAARAIAGVSGFGYDHLILNVEWAKPSNN, from the exons ATGCCGTCGATTGAGTACGACGA CTCAAAACCTAGCTGGGCCGACCAAGTGGAAGAAGAGGGAGACGAAG gCACCCTCCCTTCACCAAAAGAGACGGTCAAAGGTAATATAAAGACCGTCACGGAATACAAGATTGATGATGAAGGCAAGAAGGTCAAG ATCATCCGAACGTTCAAAATTGAGACACGGAAGGCCTCCAAAGCAGTCGCTAAGAGGAAG AACTGGAAGAAATTTGGCAATTCCGAATATGACCCGCCAGGACCAAACGTTGCCACTACCACTGTCAGTGATGATGTCTTCATGACCTTCATCTCCAGTAAAGAG GACTTAAATTCACAAGACCAGGACGAAGATCCCATGAACAAGTTGAAAGGTCAGAAGATTGTGTCCTGCCGTATCTGTAAGGGAGACCACTGGACCACCCGCTGTCCCTACAAAGACACCCTTGGACCCATGCAGAAGGAACTGGCCGAGCAGTTGGGTCTGTCCacgggagagaaagaaaaggttgcAG AACCTGAGCCTGCTCAGCCAGTCCAGAACAAGACTGGGAAGTACGTTCCTCCCAGCCTTCGGGATGGAGGCACGCGCCGAGGAGAGTCCATGCAGCCTAACCGCAGAG CTGACGACAATGCCACGATCCGCGTGACCAACTTATCCGAAGACACGAGGGAGACGGATCTGCAGGAGCTCTTCAGGCCCTTCGGCTCCATCTCCAGGATCTACCTGGCCAAGGACAAGAACACGGGCCAGTCCAAG GGATTTGCGTTCATCAGCTTCCACCGGCGCGAGGATGCTGCCAGGGCCATCGCAGGGGTGTCAGGCTTCGGCTATGATCATCTTATTCTCAATGTGGAATGGGCCAA GCCATCTAACAACTGA
- the ppan gene encoding suppressor of SWI4 1 homolog, translating to MGKSKTKNQKKARTASSRVAEGAFGSVPHSFVFHRGQIGRNAAQLVTDMRRVMEPYTARSLKVRKKNVLKDFVTVAGPLGVSHFLIFTKTPNSINLRLARLPKGPTLHFRVTKYSLIKDVISSLKRHRMHGQQFTYHPLLVLNNFGIEGMHVKLTATMFQNMFPSINVHQVNLNNIKRCVLVNYDPASQEIEFRHYSLKVVPVGMSRGVKKIIQEKFPNMNKLEDISDLLLRGVNLSESEAEQDGEHNITELPQVYAGRGNMQSQQSAVRLTEIGPRMTLQLVKIVEGMGEGNVIYHSTITKTEEELQEILKRKEARLKEKAERRRTQEHNIALKKEKREDSRKKSLEGMKRKRQQAEVVSDEGDVEDPGMQEDQVAAEESEDEAEYYRQAVGEEPDEDMFPSAKRKRTSAISPRPFKKRKPDSKASGGAKQSPKSAGKSTFGAKCPAGRRLGGKRISRFSVRSKGFGGRKMGEAEKRFDRSKAGKTFGGNQKERSRGKNTGPQTSKIKGQRSKMGSGFKAGPRSGRAKQSSKQKGKR from the exons ATGGGGAAAAGCAAG ACTAAGAACCAGAAGAAGGCCCGTACAGCGTCCAGCCGCGTGGCCGAGGGGGCGTTCGGCAGCGTGCCGCACTCCTTCGTGTTTCACCGCGGTCAGATCGGCAGGAACGCGGCGCAGCTTGTCACGGACATGCGTCGCGTGATGGAACCTTACACCGCGCGCTCTTTGAAG GTTCGAAAGAAAAACGTCTTGAAAGATTTTGTGACCGTGGCAGGACCGCTTGGAGTCTCACACTTTCTTATATTCACCAAAACCCCCAACAGTATTAATTTA AGACTGGCACGACTTCCCAAAGGTCCCACTCTCCACTTCCGGGTTACTAAG TATTCCCTCATCAAAGACGTGATTTCCTCATTGAAGAGGCACAGGATGCACGGACAGCAGTTTACGTACCACCCGCTGCTTGTGTTGAATAACTTTGGTATAGAGGGCATGCATGTCAAGCTAACAGCCACCATGTTTCAGAACATGTTTCCCTCCATTAATGTGCACCAG gtgaaCCTCAACAACATAAAGAGATGCGTACTGGTCAATTATGATCCCGCATCTCAAGAAATCGAGTTTCGTCATTA CAGTCTGAAGGTGGTCCCGGTGGGCATGAGCCGAGGGGTGAAGAAGATCATACAGGAGAAGTTCCCCAACATGAACAAGTTGGAAGACATCAGCGATCTGCTCCTGAG GGGGGTGAATCTGTCGGAGAGCGAGGCCGAGCAGGACGGCGAGCACAACATCACGGAGCTGCCGCAGGTGTACGCCGGCCGCGGGAACATGCAATCCCAGCAGAGCGCTGTTCGCCTCACTGAG ATTGGCCCTAGAATGACCCTGCAGCTGGTGAAGATTGTGGAGGGTATGGGAGAGGGAAATGTGATCTATCATTCTACTA TCACAAAAACGGAGGAGGAGCTTCAGGAGATCCTGAAGAGGAAAGAGGCCCGTCTGAAGGAGAAGGCCGAGCGCAGAAGGACTCAGGAGCACAACATAGCCTTGAAGAAGGAGAAACGAGAGGATAGCAG GAAAAAGAGTCTGGAAGGTATGAAGAGGAAAAGACAGCAGGCAGAGGTCGTGTCCGATGAGGGTGATGTGGAGGATCCTGGAATGCAGGAGGACCAGGTGGCAGCTGAGGAGTCAGAAGATGAGGCAGAGTACTACAGACAGGCCGTCGGGGAGGAACCTGATGAAG ACATGTTCCCCTCTGCAAAAAGGAAGCGAACTTCAGCTATCTCGCCCAGGCCTttcaaaaaaaggaaacctGATTCAAAAGCGTCTGGTGGAGCAAAACAAAGTCCCAAGTCTGCTGGGAAGTCAACGTTTGGTGCCAAATGCCCTGCGGGCAGGAGGCTTGGAGGGAAGAGAATCAGTAGATTTAGCGTAAGAAGCAAAGGGTTCGGAGGTAGAAAAATGGGGGAAGCTGAGAAGAGGTTTGACAGGAGCAAAGCTGGGAAGACGTTTGGAGGAAACCAAAAGGAAAGGTCAAGAGGAAAGAATACTGGGCCCCAGACTTCAAAGATTAAAGGACAAAGATCAAAGATGGGTTCAGGATTTAAGGCAGGCCCACGCAGCGGTCGAGCAAAGCAGAGCTCGAAACAGAAGGGCAAGAGGTGA
- the p2ry11 gene encoding P2Y purinoceptor 11 isoform X1 — protein sequence MSHCKNISWNLHMTNKSCDETFQKQLLPPIYGIEMCVALAGNIFALWLLVTKERRNWHTGVVFSCNLAISDILYSLTLPLLIDYYSNEKRWKFGSPACKIERYLFTCNLYVSMFFIMCISINRYLAIVHPFFTRKSVRPRHAKIASVLVWVTVAVISAPVLWFAGVRETGVTRKGLKCFTYTNAKPKQKLIFSLFIATIGCLVPFLVTIASYIGVIRVVLKNRNITMLEKRKVALIVALVCILYLISFVPYHILHICNFHMKRSCFVYKAYQVSRGLASLNMCLHPILYMAVFDSIRTACCRRNSNESFNMQTQQSSP from the exons ATGTCCCATTGTAAGAACATATCATG GAATCTCCACATGACCAACAAATCGTGTGACGAAACGTTTCAGAAGCAACTGTTACCTCCCATCTATGGCATAGAGATGTGCGTGGCTCTGGCAGGGAACATATTTGCACTGTGGCTGCTTGTGACgaaagagaggagaaactgGCATACGGGGGTGGTGTTCTCCTGCAACCTGGCCATCAGTGACATTCTTTATTCGCTGACCCTCCCACTTCTCATCGACTACTACTCAAATGAAAAGAGGTGGAAATTCGGGTCCCCCGCCTGCAAAATAGAGCGTTACCTTTTCACCTGCAACCTGTACGTCAGCATGTTCTTCATCATGTGCATCAGCATCAACAGGTACCTGGCCATCGTTCATCCGTTCTTCACACGCAAGAGCGTGCGTCCAAGACACGCCAAGATTGCCAGTGTGCTCGTCTGGGTCACCGTGGCCGTCATCTCGGCCCCGGTCCTCTGGTTCGCAGGGGTCCGAGAAACAGGGGTTACAAGAAAGGGGTTAAAGTGCTTCACATATACAAATGCGAAACCGAAACAAAAGCTTATCTTCAGTCTTTTTATTGCTACTATAGGGTGCCTAGTGCCATTCCTGGTCACCATTGCGTCATACATTGGTGTGATACGGGTGGTTTTAAAAAATAGGAATATCACCATGTTGGAGAAGAGAAAAGTGGCGCTGATTGTGGCTTTAGTCTGCATACTGTATCTCATTTCTTTTGTGCCCTATCATATTCTACATATATGTAATTTCCATATGAAAAGAAGCTGTTTTGTGTACAAGGCATACCAAGTGTCAAGAGGGCTGGCCAGCCTGAACATGTGCTTACATCCTATACTGTACATGGCTGTGTTTGATAGTATTAGGACCGCTTGCTGTAGGAGGAATTCAAATGAATCTTTTAACATGCAAACCCAGCAATCTAGTCCCTGA